A section of the Candidatus Manganitrophus noduliformans genome encodes:
- the katG gene encoding catalase/peroxidase HPI has translation MSEKKVSDTKKATASVSESENPAIPSPTPKRHRPRTNKDWWPNQLDLSILHAHSPLADPMGRDFNYAEEFKTLDVEALKRDLIQVMTTSQEWWPADYGHYGPFFIRMTWHAAGTYRIADGRGGAGNGMQRFAPLNSWPDNASLDKARRLLWPIKQRYGRKISWADLITLAGNVAYESMGFRTFGFGFGREDRWQPDEIFWGPEDTWLGDERHAGEGDLREALGADHMGLIYVNPEGPGGNPDRALAAKYIRQTFARMAMNDEETVALIVGGHTVGKAHGAAPATRYVGPEPEGAPLEEQGFGWRNSYRSGKGPDTITSGLEGAWTNEPTKWDNGFLDNVFKYEWELTTSPAGAKQWTPKNPEAQGTVPDAHDPSKRHPPMMLTTDLALKADPIYAPIAKRFHENPDQLDAAFAKAWYKLLHRDMGPLSRYLGPWVPEPQLWQDPVPAVDHALIGEQDIAALKGKLLDSGLSISQLVSTAWASAATFRGTDKRGGANGARIRLAPQKDWEVNNPAELIKILQTLEQIRQDFNRSQSGGKKVSLADLIVLGGCAAVEQAAKNAGHDVTVPFAPGRTDASQEQTDAASFAVLEPRYDGFRNYLHAGEALPPEELLVERAFMLNLTAPQMTVLVGGMRALNANVGQSKHGVLTDRPETLTNDFFVNLLDMRTQWKASASDANLYEGRDRATGKVKWTGTAVDLVFGYNSQLRAFAEVYAQDDSKEKFVRDFVAAWNKVMNLDRFDLA, from the coding sequence ATGTCTGAAAAGAAGGTGTCTGATACGAAGAAAGCGACTGCGAGCGTCAGCGAAAGCGAGAACCCGGCCATTCCCTCTCCGACGCCCAAGCGGCATCGGCCCAGGACGAACAAGGACTGGTGGCCGAATCAGTTGGACCTCTCGATTCTCCACGCGCACTCTCCCCTGGCGGATCCGATGGGCAGGGACTTTAACTACGCGGAGGAATTCAAGACCCTCGACGTCGAAGCGCTGAAGCGGGACCTCATCCAGGTCATGACGACCTCGCAGGAGTGGTGGCCGGCCGACTACGGCCACTACGGACCGTTCTTTATCCGGATGACGTGGCACGCCGCCGGCACGTACCGCATCGCCGACGGCCGAGGCGGCGCCGGCAACGGCATGCAGCGCTTTGCCCCCCTCAACAGTTGGCCCGACAACGCGAGCCTCGACAAGGCGCGCCGGTTGCTCTGGCCGATCAAGCAGAGGTATGGCCGGAAGATCTCCTGGGCCGATCTGATCACCTTGGCCGGCAACGTGGCCTATGAATCGATGGGGTTCAGGACGTTCGGCTTCGGCTTCGGGCGAGAGGACCGCTGGCAGCCCGACGAGATCTTCTGGGGGCCCGAGGACACCTGGCTGGGAGACGAGCGTCATGCCGGCGAAGGGGACCTCCGGGAGGCGCTCGGCGCCGATCACATGGGCCTGATCTACGTGAATCCCGAGGGGCCGGGCGGCAACCCGGATCGGGCCCTCGCAGCGAAGTACATTCGACAAACGTTCGCCCGCATGGCGATGAATGACGAGGAGACCGTGGCGCTCATCGTCGGCGGCCATACGGTCGGCAAGGCCCACGGCGCGGCCCCCGCCACCCGGTACGTCGGTCCGGAACCCGAAGGGGCTCCCCTGGAGGAGCAAGGCTTTGGCTGGAGAAACAGCTACCGCAGCGGGAAGGGACCCGACACGATCACCAGCGGGCTGGAGGGCGCCTGGACCAACGAGCCGACGAAGTGGGACAACGGGTTCTTGGACAACGTGTTCAAGTACGAATGGGAGCTGACGACGAGCCCGGCGGGTGCGAAGCAGTGGACGCCCAAGAATCCCGAGGCCCAGGGGACGGTGCCGGATGCGCATGACCCGTCGAAGCGGCACCCCCCCATGATGCTGACGACCGACCTTGCGCTAAAGGCCGATCCGATCTACGCGCCGATCGCGAAGCGCTTCCACGAGAACCCGGACCAGCTCGACGCCGCGTTCGCCAAGGCGTGGTACAAACTGTTGCATCGCGACATGGGCCCCCTCTCCCGCTACCTCGGCCCGTGGGTTCCCGAGCCGCAGCTGTGGCAAGACCCCGTCCCCGCGGTCGATCATGCGCTGATTGGGGAGCAGGACATCGCGGCCCTCAAGGGCAAGCTCCTCGATTCGGGACTGTCCATCTCCCAACTGGTCTCCACCGCCTGGGCGTCGGCCGCCACCTTCCGCGGCACCGACAAGCGCGGGGGGGCCAACGGGGCGCGGATTCGCCTCGCACCGCAAAAGGACTGGGAGGTCAACAACCCGGCCGAGCTCATCAAAATATTGCAGACCCTCGAGCAGATCCGGCAGGACTTCAACCGCTCACAGTCCGGGGGAAAGAAGGTCTCGCTCGCCGACCTGATCGTCCTGGGCGGGTGCGCGGCCGTCGAGCAGGCGGCGAAGAACGCCGGACACGACGTCACGGTGCCGTTCGCGCCGGGGCGCACGGACGCCTCGCAGGAGCAGACCGACGCGGCGTCGTTCGCCGTGCTCGAACCGCGCTACGACGGGTTCCGCAACTACCTCCACGCCGGAGAGGCGCTGCCGCCGGAGGAGCTGCTGGTGGAGCGGGCATTCATGCTGAATTTGACCGCTCCCCAGATGACCGTTCTGGTCGGCGGAATGCGCGCCCTGAACGCCAACGTCGGGCAATCCAAGCACGGCGTTTTGACCGACCGGCCCGAGACGCTGACCAATGACTTCTTTGTGAACCTGCTCGACATGCGAACGCAGTGGAAGGCATCCGCCTCGGATGCGAACCTGTACGAGGGGCGCGATCGCGCGACGGGCAAGGTCAAGTGGACCGGCACCGCCGTCGACCTCGTCTTCGGTTACAATTCCCAACTCCGGGCCTTCGCGGAGGTCTACGCGCAGGACGACTCGAAGGAGAAATTCGTGCGTGACTTTGTGGCTGCGTGGAACAAAGTGATGAATCTCGACCGCTTCGACCTCGCCTAA
- a CDS encoding heavy-metal-associated domain-containing protein, with product MAKVTFNIPDISCGHCEQTIIKALQPLDGVRKVTVDIPSKQAEVDYDDTRITVERMKEVLTGADYPAISVQPGPRENSLSSRVAGRSCCGA from the coding sequence ATGGCGAAAGTAACCTTCAATATTCCAGATATCTCCTGCGGACATTGCGAGCAGACGATCATCAAAGCGCTCCAACCGCTGGACGGAGTGCGAAAGGTCACCGTCGATATTCCGTCGAAGCAGGCAGAGGTCGACTACGACGATACACGCATTACGGTTGAGCGTATGAAGGAGGTCCTCACCGGGGCGGATTATCCTGCCATATCGGTACAGCCAGGACCCCGAGAGAATTCTTTAAGCAGCCGGGTTGCCGGTCGATCCTGCTGCGGCGCATAA
- a CDS encoding sensor histidine kinase: MRSYDAMTKSELIKAIRSLEKKQGKTAEQQKKATRRKGTEEAFEVRVQERTAELETINQALRKEMTARQRAEEQFREMIESAPDAIVIVNDQGRILRVNSEMVKMFGYRREEILQQPVEVLLPERFRRGHIGHREAYVMHPQTRPMGVGPDLFGLRKGGSEFPVEIRLSPMKTDEGILVISVIRDITERRAVEDSLRLQKKLLEEKVREMDDFVHVVSHDLKEPLRGIDAYAGFILEDYADRLDDEGKRYLNALRASALRMNYLIRDLLTLASISRKGSTRASVDLKKVVADVQHDLDFAIQQKGAEIRVGSNLPTVYCDPTQIREVFKNLLSNAIKFNDKTPSVEISSREEGDFHHLSIKDNGIGIESRYTEQIFGLFERLHNQEDFEGTGAGLAICKKMVEGNGGTIWVESQPGEGSTFFFTLPKREG, from the coding sequence ATGAGATCCTATGATGCGATGACCAAATCGGAACTGATCAAGGCCATCCGATCGCTCGAAAAAAAGCAGGGAAAGACGGCGGAGCAGCAGAAGAAAGCAACGCGGCGCAAGGGGACGGAGGAGGCGTTCGAAGTCCGCGTGCAAGAGCGGACCGCGGAGCTTGAGACGATCAACCAAGCGCTGCGAAAAGAGATGACGGCGCGCCAGCGGGCGGAGGAGCAGTTTCGCGAGATGATCGAGTCGGCTCCCGATGCGATTGTGATCGTCAACGATCAAGGGCGGATTCTGCGTGTGAATAGTGAAATGGTAAAAATGTTCGGATATCGACGCGAGGAAATACTTCAACAGCCGGTTGAGGTATTGCTTCCGGAGCGCTTTCGAAGGGGGCATATCGGCCATCGGGAGGCCTATGTCATGCATCCGCAAACCCGGCCGATGGGGGTGGGGCCCGATCTCTTCGGTTTGCGCAAGGGTGGGAGCGAATTTCCGGTTGAGATCCGCTTGAGCCCGATGAAAACCGACGAAGGCATTCTGGTCATCAGCGTGATTCGGGACATCACCGAGCGTAGAGCGGTGGAAGATTCCCTTCGTCTTCAGAAAAAGCTTCTGGAAGAAAAGGTCCGGGAGATGGATGATTTTGTCCATGTCGTCTCTCATGATCTGAAGGAGCCGCTTCGCGGGATCGACGCCTACGCCGGGTTCATCCTCGAAGATTATGCGGACCGTCTGGATGACGAGGGAAAGCGCTATTTAAATGCGCTTCGGGCTTCCGCATTGCGGATGAATTACCTCATCCGCGACCTGCTCACCCTCGCCTCCATTTCCCGGAAGGGCTCCACCCGTGCGAGTGTTGACCTTAAGAAAGTCGTCGCCGATGTGCAGCATGATCTGGACTTTGCGATCCAACAGAAGGGAGCCGAAATCCGGGTCGGTTCAAACTTACCGACCGTCTACTGCGATCCGACGCAGATCCGCGAGGTGTTCAAGAACCTCCTGTCGAACGCCATCAAGTTCAATGACAAGACTCCCAGTGTGGAAATCTCCTCCCGAGAGGAGGGAGACTTTCATCACCTCTCGATCAAAGACAACGGGATCGGAATTGAGTCCCGCTACACGGAGCAGATCTTCGGTCTCTTTGAGCGGCTCCACAATCAGGAAGACTTTGAGGGGACCGGCGCGGGATTGGCGATTTGCAAAAAGATGGTCGAGGGCAACGGCGGGACGATCTGGGTGGAGTCGCAGCCGGGAGAGGGGAGCACCTTCTTTTTTACTCTTCCGAAGAGAGAGGGGTAG
- the acsA gene encoding acetate--CoA ligase: MEGRLEPILKRPRPGSPPNLIDYETAKSAFTWEAARRELDGLPEGKGLNIAHEAVDRHADGPRRNQTALRWLGKKGEVREFTYADLKNLSNRFANVLKRLGIGPGDRVYLLAGRIPELYVAALGIFKNRSVFCPLFSAFGPEPIRARMAIGEAKLLVTTEALYRKKVAGLRPLLPKLEQVLLVGEEGKPTDVHDTHDFHQLMQEAGEDFTIGPTEPEDPALLHFTSGTTGTPKGAVHVHEAVVAHHITGKLALDLHPDDIFWCTADPGWVTGTSYGIIAPLTNGVTSIIDEAEFDAERWYGILQDQKVTVWYTAPTAIRMMMKIGLEPLSKYDFSALRFLASVGEPLNPEAVVWGERAFGLPFHDNWWQTETGGIMIANFAALEIHPGAMGRPLPGIEAAIVGKTETGEIAVIEAPGVQGELALRPGWPSMFRGYWNEPERYRKCFAGGWYLTGDLAKREKNGTFWFVGRADDVIKTSGHLIGPFEVESVLMEHPAVAEAGVIGKPDPVAMEVVKAFVSLKSGHEPSEALRRDLLAFARTRLGAAVAPKEIDFRPSLPRTRSGKIMRRLLKAQELGLPIGDTSTLEGMES, translated from the coding sequence ATGGAGGGAAGACTCGAACCGATTCTGAAGAGACCTCGGCCGGGCTCGCCCCCGAATCTCATCGACTATGAAACGGCGAAGTCCGCTTTCACCTGGGAGGCGGCCCGGCGCGAGTTGGACGGCCTGCCCGAGGGGAAGGGACTGAACATCGCCCACGAGGCGGTCGATCGTCATGCCGATGGACCGAGACGGAATCAGACCGCCCTTCGTTGGCTCGGAAAGAAGGGAGAGGTTCGCGAGTTCACCTACGCCGACCTTAAAAACCTTTCCAATCGGTTCGCAAATGTCCTCAAGCGGCTCGGCATCGGTCCGGGCGACCGGGTCTATCTTCTGGCCGGCCGGATTCCGGAGCTCTACGTCGCCGCGCTCGGAATTTTTAAAAATCGCTCTGTCTTTTGTCCCCTCTTTTCGGCATTCGGCCCCGAGCCGATCCGGGCGCGGATGGCGATCGGCGAGGCAAAGCTTCTCGTCACCACCGAAGCGCTCTATCGGAAAAAAGTGGCCGGTCTTCGCCCCTTGCTCCCCAAACTCGAACAGGTTCTCCTCGTCGGAGAGGAGGGAAAACCGACCGACGTTCACGACACCCACGATTTTCATCAGTTGATGCAGGAGGCGGGTGAGGACTTCACCATCGGCCCGACCGAACCGGAAGATCCCGCCTTGCTTCACTTCACCAGCGGAACGACCGGAACGCCGAAGGGGGCCGTCCATGTCCACGAGGCGGTCGTCGCCCATCACATCACCGGGAAGCTGGCGCTCGATCTTCATCCCGACGACATCTTCTGGTGCACCGCCGATCCCGGCTGGGTGACCGGAACCTCCTACGGAATCATCGCGCCGCTGACGAACGGGGTGACGAGCATTATCGACGAGGCGGAGTTCGACGCCGAGCGATGGTACGGGATTCTACAAGACCAAAAGGTGACGGTTTGGTACACCGCGCCGACGGCGATCCGGATGATGATGAAGATCGGTTTGGAACCGCTCAGCAAATATGACTTCAGCGCGCTGCGCTTTCTCGCCAGCGTCGGCGAGCCGCTCAATCCCGAGGCGGTCGTCTGGGGAGAGCGGGCTTTCGGCCTCCCCTTCCATGACAACTGGTGGCAGACCGAAACCGGCGGGATCATGATCGCGAACTTCGCCGCACTGGAGATCCATCCCGGCGCGATGGGGCGTCCCCTTCCGGGAATCGAGGCGGCGATCGTCGGAAAAACCGAAACGGGAGAGATCGCAGTCATCGAAGCGCCGGGGGTGCAGGGGGAGCTGGCGCTTCGGCCCGGATGGCCGTCGATGTTTCGAGGCTACTGGAACGAGCCGGAGCGGTATCGAAAATGTTTCGCAGGCGGATGGTACCTCACCGGCGATTTGGCGAAGCGGGAGAAAAACGGCACCTTCTGGTTCGTCGGCCGGGCCGACGATGTCATCAAGACCTCGGGACATCTGATCGGGCCGTTTGAGGTGGAGAGCGTTCTGATGGAGCATCCGGCGGTCGCCGAAGCCGGCGTGATCGGAAAACCCGATCCGGTCGCGATGGAGGTGGTGAAGGCGTTTGTCTCGTTGAAATCCGGACATGAGCCGTCCGAGGCGCTCCGGCGCGATCTGCTCGCCTTCGCCCGGACCCGCCTCGGGGCGGCGGTGGCGCCGAAGGAGATCGACTTCCGTCCGTCGCTCCCAAGAACCCGCAGCGGGAAAATCATGCGGCGCTTACTGAAGGCACAGGAGCTGGGTCTCCCGATCGGGGATACATCGACATTGGAGGGAATGGAGTCATGA